A section of the Telopea speciosissima isolate NSW1024214 ecotype Mountain lineage chromosome 3, Tspe_v1, whole genome shotgun sequence genome encodes:
- the LOC122653554 gene encoding rhomboid-like protein 11, chloroplastic: MVHINRLLTPNAASTKVVFINSISSRISTSTNSPFNLRFGIPARSHAIVSTKLSSGGLFPFSTTRLRHVCRMKDSDMISQLEISRPEEKKRPKHVNGVFWILLLNIGIFAADHWFQIRGIKSLYLYHNWPTWYQFVTATFCHANWNHLSSNLFFLYIFGKLVEEEEGNFALWLSYILTGAGANLVSWLVLPRNAVSVGASGAVFGLFAISVLVKMSWDWRKILEVLILGQFVVEKVMEAAQASTGLSGKFLGGYSLQSVNHIAHLSGALIGVGLVWLLSKVPSLPSEQETSTLSRKSDRSS, encoded by the exons ATGGTACACATCAATCGGCTTCTCACGCCGAACGCTGCTTCAACCAAAGTAGTATTTATCAATTCCATCTCCTCCAGgatctccacctccaccaacTCCCCATTCAATCTTCGCTTCGGAATCCCTGCCCGTTCTCATGCCATTGTTTCCACAAAGCTCTCCAGCGGCGGGTTGTTTCCTTTTTCCACCACTCGGCTTCGACATGTTTGCAGGATGAAAGACTCAG ATATGATATCACAGCTGGAAATCAGTAGGcctgaagagaagaagagaccgAAGCATGTCAATGGGGTATTCTGGATCCTCCTCCTTAATATCGGAATTTTTGCAGCTGATCATTGGTTTCAG ATTCGAGGAATTAAGTCACTATATTTGTACCACAATTGGCCTACCTGGTACCAGTTTGTGACAGCGACATTCTGTCATGCTAATTG GAACCACCTTTCAAGCAACCTATTCTTCTTATACATTTTTG GAAAGCTTgtggaagaggaggaaggaaacTTTGCATTATGGTTGTCTTATATTCTAACTGGTGCTGGAGCAAACCTTGTTTCATGGTTGGTTCTTCCTAGGAATGCTGTTTCAGTTGGAGCCTCTGGTGCTGTTTTTGGACTCTTTGCAATCAGTGTTCTTGTTAAG ATGAGTTGGGACTGGAGGAAAATACTTGAAGTACTTATATTGGGCCAATTTGTTGTTGAGAAG GTGATGGAAGCAGCACAAGCGTCAACGGGATTGTCGGGGAAATTTTTGGGAGGCTATTCCCTCCAGAGTGTCAATCATATTGCACACCTCTCTGGTGCTCtgattggtgtaggtttggtgTGGCTCCTGAGTAAAGTTCCTTCACTACCTTCAGAGCAAGAAACATCTACTTTGAGTAGAAAATCAGACAGATCTTCATAA
- the LOC122654886 gene encoding cytosolic sulfotransferase 5-like, whose product MAHNAPYKICFVHKNRETEEEDEKNYKTYKEIVAKLPTLEGWLGNSVYQYQSFWYNFDLVGVGPLAVQHHFTAQPTDILLASCGSNWLKSLAFSVMNRKSYPPSSQQHPLLTFNSNDLVPVMEVILYNNNLNCNQIPNLDILPSPRLFGTYMPYTSLPQSITHSDHARIIYICRNTKENFLSWWHFVNKFRSNISLEPMKLEEAFQWFCKGKSAFGPFWDHVLGYWKASLERPGNVLFLKCDDIMAQPNFYFKRMGDFMGYPFSSMEEKEGVVDQIIKLCSFENLSNLDVNKAASGPPLYGAYFRGNKVGDFANYLTPEMIEQLDHITEQKFHGSGLTL is encoded by the coding sequence ATGGCTCACAATGCTCCTTACAAAATATGTTTTGTACACAAGAACagagaaacagaggaagaagatgagaaaaacTACAAGACGTACAAAGAGATTGTTGCGAAACTTCCCACATTAGAAGGTTGGTTGGGTAACTCGGTCTACCAGTACCAAAGCTTTTGGTACAATTTTGATCTTGTTGGTGTTGGACCCTTAGCAGTTCAACATCACTTCACTGCTCAACCCACTGACATTCTTCTTGCTAGTTGTGGCTCAAATTGGCTGAAATCACTAGCCTTTTCTGTCATGAATCGCAAATCCTACCCTCCTTCCTCTCAACAACACCCTTTGCTCACATTCAACTCCAATGATCTCGTTCCAGTAATGGAGGTAATACTTTATAACAACAATCTCAACTGTAACCAAATTCCTAACCTTGATATCCTTCCCTCACCTAGACTGTTTGGCACATACATGCCTTACACATCGCTACCGCAATCTATAACACATTCAGATCATGCGCGAATTATTTATATTTGTCGCAATACTAAGGAGAATTTCCTATCTTGGTGGCATTTTGTTAACAAGTTTAGGTCTAATATTTCCTTGGAGCCTATGAAATTGGAAGAAGCCTTCCAATGGTTTTGTAAAGGGAAGTCTGCATTTGGGCCATTTTGGGATCATGTGTTAGGGTATTGGAAAGCAAGCTTAGAGAGGCCTGGAAATGTACTCTTCCTCAAGTGCGACGACATTATGGCTCAACCAAATTTTTACTTCAAAAGAATGGGTGACTTTATGGGGTATCCTTTCTCTTcaatggaagagaaggaaggtgTGGTTGATCAAATAATAAAGCTCTGTAGTTTCGAAAATTTAAGCAATTTGGATGTGAATAAAGCTGCTAGTGGTCCTCCTCTTTATGGTGCTTACTTCAGGGGAAATAAAGTTGGAGATTTCGCAAATTACTTAACACCTGAAATGATAGAGCAGCTTGACCACATCACAGAACAAAAATTTCATGGTTCAGGCTTGAcactctaa